One part of the Fretibacterium sp. OH1220_COT-178 genome encodes these proteins:
- a CDS encoding DUF4279 domain-containing protein, with translation MKKKSSVYPQIQVDFSVFYPSPLDVITNLLGVEPKKCRQTVVIPNPLYYWYMVTEQSHCRCLQEKFDEMISMLGKLGAKVEVLQQLVKDYEIGVDFGGVVVMKNGDAPELCLSKETIALLASLNAQFGIALYKP, from the coding sequence TTGAAAAAAAAGAGTTCTGTGTATCCCCAGATCCAAGTTGACTTTAGCGTTTTTTACCCTTCGCCCTTGGATGTTATTACCAATTTATTAGGCGTGGAACCTAAAAAATGCAGACAAACTGTAGTGATACCCAATCCTCTTTACTACTGGTACATGGTAACCGAACAATCTCACTGCAGATGCCTGCAGGAAAAATTTGATGAAATGATCTCCATGCTCGGAAAGCTCGGAGCAAAAGTGGAGGTTCTTCAGCAACTGGTCAAAGATTATGAAATTGGTGTAGACTTTGGTGGTGTTGTCGTGATGAAAAACGGCGATGCACCCGAGCTATGCCTCTCAAAAGAAACAATAGCGCTTTTGGCTTCGTTGAATGCTCAATTTGGAATTGCTCTCTACAAACCTTGA
- a CDS encoding polymorphic toxin-type HINT domain-containing protein: MPHNVETGERALKAAKEVFVRENDELLHIETSRGVVDATTSHPFYVVGKGWVAAGDLSVGDSIHALSGDAGIVTGLRLEKLDQPIPVYNLEVEDFQSYFVGSGVLVHNKCLNNAKANRVGQHFGYKNAKDFKKAFVGSMGKRYNINVDKSTKEVILEGVRKGLESIYTGLFYN; encoded by the coding sequence CTGCCCCATAACGTCGAGACCGGCGAGAGGGCGCTGAAGGCAGCCAAAGAGGTCTTCGTGCGGGAGAACGACGAGCTCCTGCACATCGAGACGAGCCGGGGCGTCGTCGACGCGACGACCAGCCACCCGTTCTATGTCGTGGGCAAGGGCTGGGTTGCGGCGGGCGACCTCTCGGTTGGGGACAGCATCCACGCCCTGTCCGGCGACGCGGGGATTGTGACGGGCCTGAGGCTGGAAAAGCTGGACCAGCCCATCCCCGTCTACAACCTCGAGGTCGAGGACTTCCAATCCTACTTCGTCGGAAGTGGCGTGTTGGTGCATAATAAATGCCTAAATAATGCAAAGGCAAATCGCGTTGGGCAGCATTTTGGCTATAAAAATGCGAAAGACTTTAAAAAAGCGTTTGTCGGTAGTATGGGAAAACGGTACAATATAAATGTGGATAAAAGCACAAAGGAGGTAATCTTGGAAGGAGTTCGTAAGGGGTTAGAGTCGATATATACAGGCTTATTTTACAATTAG